Proteins co-encoded in one Methylomonas albis genomic window:
- a CDS encoding type I restriction endonuclease yields the protein MKFTEDTRVKIPTILHLVRLGYQYVSLKDQQWDLDTNLFPDLFKAAISKINPGVADADVDRLLADVRLTLDNDDLGQAFFNKLTDRSGIKLIDFEHFNKNSFHVVTELTYQNGDEEFRPDITLLINGMPLVFIEVKKPNNREGILAERDRINKRFQNPKFKRFVNVTQLMVFSNNMEYDDGDVQPIQGAFYASPSYQQPQFNYFREEEVLNLTALLTPLADETELAVLKDNNLEVIRSNPEFITNKDPNRPTNRICSSLLSRERLAFILRYALTYVHETDGLQKHVMRYPQLFATKAIERKLNEGVKKGIIWHTQGSGKTALAFYNVRFLTDYFQQRQIVPKFYFIVDRIDLLTQAHREFTSRGLMVHTIDSREAFKGTLTWLFIDAATRYYHPDRLLSDQRPRKEKRLAELFLSGIFQGLIEVQELLNLTFGFEEFHQKAPLVAMADLAKEPYKRILRSRSAGSLLSRRDGKKESRILKLMQSADLVKTEVLEGFLKTTRTSRLIGVEPALHKEESRLPYLFPTRPLTALEISELAPECVGLRQADGKICQEKPSVIWAKYTQAIRGVWIKPTLLATLQDGEEEKKRSKPAKYLRIGTEKKRKIVVALTNLKTDDSDWAAMACNKSNLSRVRYRRISDLVNHALRLHPKPDYLLFPELSLPLAWVDRLETTSGIRLGKAGVTDVYPRSSPWSASHASKSRRFSGHLYVIG from the coding sequence ATGAAGTTCACAGAAGATACGCGCGTCAAGATTCCAACGATCCTGCATTTGGTTCGCCTCGGTTATCAATATGTATCGTTGAAAGATCAGCAATGGGATTTGGATACCAACTTATTTCCCGATCTGTTCAAAGCCGCAATCAGCAAGATCAATCCCGGCGTGGCCGATGCCGACGTTGATCGTTTGTTGGCCGATGTAAGGCTCACGCTGGACAACGACGACCTCGGTCAAGCCTTCTTCAACAAGCTTACGGATCGCTCCGGCATCAAGCTGATCGACTTTGAGCACTTCAACAAAAACAGCTTCCATGTTGTTACCGAACTGACCTACCAAAACGGCGACGAAGAGTTCCGGCCCGATATTACTTTGCTGATCAACGGCATGCCGTTGGTGTTTATCGAGGTCAAAAAACCCAACAACCGCGAAGGTATCTTGGCGGAACGAGATCGGATCAATAAACGTTTCCAAAATCCCAAGTTCAAACGCTTCGTCAACGTCACCCAATTGATGGTGTTTTCCAACAACATGGAATACGACGACGGCGATGTGCAGCCGATTCAGGGCGCGTTTTATGCCAGCCCTTCTTACCAACAGCCTCAATTCAATTATTTCCGTGAAGAAGAGGTTTTGAATCTGACGGCATTACTAACGCCTTTAGCCGATGAGACAGAACTGGCAGTCCTGAAAGACAATAACCTGGAAGTGATTCGCAGCAATCCGGAATTCATCACCAACAAAGATCCCAACCGCCCAACCAATCGGATTTGCAGCTCGTTACTGAGTCGTGAGCGACTGGCGTTTATACTGCGCTACGCCCTGACCTATGTGCATGAGACAGACGGCTTGCAAAAGCACGTCATGCGTTATCCGCAGTTATTCGCCACCAAAGCCATCGAGCGCAAATTAAACGAAGGTGTCAAAAAGGGTATCATCTGGCACACCCAAGGCAGTGGGAAAACGGCACTGGCCTTTTACAACGTGCGCTTTTTGACCGATTACTTTCAACAACGGCAAATCGTCCCAAAATTCTATTTCATCGTCGACCGAATCGATCTGCTGACGCAAGCTCACCGCGAATTCACCAGTCGAGGATTGATGGTGCATACCATCGACTCGCGTGAAGCTTTTAAAGGTACATTGACCTGGCTGTTTATCGATGCGGCTACTCGTTATTACCACCCCGATAGATTGCTTTCCGATCAGCGCCCGAGGAAAGAAAAACGATTGGCCGAATTGTTCTTGAGCGGCATTTTTCAGGGGCTGATTGAGGTTCAGGAGCTGCTTAACTTGACATTTGGGTTTGAGGAATTTCATCAGAAGGCGCCTTTGGTGGCTATGGCTGATCTAGCCAAGGAGCCTTACAAACGGATATTGAGGAGTCGCTCGGCGGGTAGCTTGCTCAGTCGCCGTGACGGCAAAAAAGAAAGTCGAATTTTAAAATTGATGCAGTCGGCTGATCTGGTTAAAACGGAAGTACTCGAAGGGTTCTTGAAAACCACCCGAACAAGTCGGCTTATCGGTGTCGAACCGGCTCTTCATAAGGAAGAGAGTCGCTTGCCTTATCTGTTCCCGACACGCCCACTCACAGCTTTAGAAATTTCTGAATTAGCTCCTGAGTGTGTTGGGCTACGCCAAGCCGATGGCAAGATTTGCCAAGAAAAACCTTCCGTTATTTGGGCCAAATATACCCAAGCGATACGAGGCGTATGGATAAAACCAACATTACTCGCAACCCTGCAAGATGGTGAGGAAGAGAAAAAACGTTCGAAGCCAGCAAAGTATTTACGAATCGGAACGGAAAAGAAGCGAAAAATTGTCGTCGCTTTGACGAACCTAAAAACCGACGACAGTGATTGGGCAGCGATGGCTTGCAATAAGTCCAATTTGTCACGGGTGCGCTATCGTCGTATTTCGGATTTGGTGAATCATGCACTTCGATTACACCCCAAGCCCGATTATCTTCTGTTTCCAGAGCTTTCGTTGCCACTGGCATGGGTCGATAGGCTTGAAACAACAAGTGGTATACGACTTGGTAAGGCTGGGGTTACTGACGTCTATCCAAGATCATCTCCCTGGTCGGCGAGTCACGCAAGCAAGTCTCGACGATTTTCAGGCCACCTATATGTCATTGGCTGA
- a CDS encoding Fic family protein has product MLAACRALFVLHETLHAKICIEHGITAFGCKWVYLWIMGVIGCKIGHMINSDTIQITPEILGLIAKIDEFKGAWRALGTLAPDRLSALRRVATIESIGSSTRIEGSKLSDRDVERLLSNLQIKTFTTRDEQEVAGYAEVMDLVFASWADIALTENHIKQLHRDLLVYSEKDAWHRGNYKSSSNSVVAFDENGLQLGVVFETATPFDTPRLMTELVTWIQEERSSARLHPLLLIGLWVVIFLEIHPFQDGNGRLSRVLTTLLLLQAGYSYVPYSSLESVIEMNKEAYYLALRQTQGTIRTEAPNWQPWLLFFLRSLAEQMRRLNKKVEREKLVLAPLPELSLQIVEFTREHGRMTMADAIRLTGSSRNTLKQHFRSLVEQRHLNQLGSGRGVWYELR; this is encoded by the coding sequence TTGTTGGCCGCATGCAGGGCATTGTTTGTTCTCCATGAAACACTCCACGCAAAAATCTGTATAGAGCATGGAATTACTGCTTTTGGGTGTAAATGGGTGTATTTATGGATAATGGGTGTTATTGGGTGTAAGATTGGGCACATGATAAATTCTGACACCATCCAGATTACCCCGGAGATTCTTGGCTTAATCGCCAAAATTGATGAGTTCAAAGGCGCCTGGCGTGCATTGGGCACACTGGCGCCTGATCGCCTTTCCGCATTGCGACGAGTCGCAACGATTGAAAGCATCGGGTCATCTACCCGCATTGAAGGCAGCAAATTATCCGACCGCGATGTTGAGCGCTTGTTGTCGAATTTGCAGATCAAGACCTTTACCACACGAGACGAACAGGAAGTGGCGGGTTATGCCGAAGTCATGGATTTGGTATTTGCTTCCTGGGCGGACATCGCGCTGACCGAGAACCACATCAAGCAATTGCACCGCGACCTGCTGGTCTACAGCGAAAAGGATGCCTGGCATCGAGGTAACTACAAATCGTCCTCCAATAGCGTGGTTGCTTTTGACGAAAACGGATTGCAACTTGGCGTGGTATTCGAAACCGCTACGCCCTTTGATACCCCAAGATTAATGACCGAATTGGTCACGTGGATTCAGGAAGAACGCAGTTCAGCGCGACTGCATCCGTTGTTATTAATTGGTTTGTGGGTAGTTATTTTCCTTGAAATCCATCCCTTTCAAGATGGTAATGGCCGATTGAGTAGGGTGTTGACCACATTGCTGCTCCTACAAGCAGGTTATAGCTACGTGCCTTATAGCTCGCTGGAAAGCGTCATCGAAATGAACAAGGAAGCCTACTATCTGGCGTTAAGACAGACCCAGGGAACGATTCGAACCGAAGCGCCGAACTGGCAACCTTGGCTTTTGTTTTTCTTGCGTTCGCTTGCCGAGCAAATGCGTCGCCTCAACAAAAAAGTTGAGCGTGAAAAATTGGTTCTAGCGCCGTTGCCTGAGCTATCGCTGCAGATTGTCGAATTTACTCGAGAACACGGTCGCATGACGATGGCAGATGCCATCAGACTAACTGGAAGTAGTCGAAATACCCTGAAACAACATTTCAGGTCGCTGGTTGAGCAGAGACACCTCAATCAGCTTGGTAGTGGTCGGGGTGTTTGGTATGAGCTTCGCTGA
- a CDS encoding recombinase family protein, translating to MQSDDTNETDSRHPPALKAAQYVRMSTEHQQYSTENQGDKIREYAARRNLVIVRTYADEGKSGLRIDGRQALQQLIKDVEAGTQEFQVILVYDVSRWGRFQDADESAYYEYICRRAGIQVAYCAEQFENDGSPVSTIVKGVKRAMAGEYSRELSTKVFAGQCRLIEMGFRQGGPAGYGLRRVLIDQSGAHKGELARGEHKSLQTDRVILMPGPDNEIKVVYQMYRWFVDEGISETEIANRLNERGVRTDLDRHWTRGTVREVLSNEKYIGNNIYNRISFKLKKLRIVNSPDMWIKKEGAFEAIVPPEMFYTAHGIIRARAHRYSKDELIEKLRNLYERRGFLSGLIIDEADDMPSKAAYVHHFGSLIRAYQTVGFNPDRDYRYLEVNQFLRRLHPQIVLQTEQKIANLGGSVERDPATDLLLINREFSVSVVLARCQTLDNGHYRWKVRFDTSLAPDITIVVRLDQPNQAPLDYYLLPKLDFGIPKISLGEHNSIEFESYRFHTLDYLYGMAERSRIRRAA from the coding sequence ATGCAATCAGACGATACCAATGAAACCGATAGTAGGCATCCTCCTGCACTTAAAGCCGCTCAATACGTGCGGATGTCAACGGAACACCAACAATATTCCACGGAAAATCAGGGTGACAAAATTCGAGAATATGCCGCCCGACGTAACCTGGTAATCGTGCGAACTTACGCTGACGAGGGTAAAAGCGGATTACGGATTGATGGTCGACAGGCTTTACAGCAATTGATCAAGGATGTCGAAGCCGGTACTCAGGAATTTCAAGTCATCTTGGTTTATGACGTTAGTCGCTGGGGGCGGTTTCAGGATGCCGACGAATCCGCCTACTACGAATATATTTGTCGCCGCGCCGGCATCCAGGTCGCCTATTGCGCTGAGCAGTTCGAAAACGACGGCTCACCGGTATCCACCATCGTCAAAGGCGTCAAACGCGCGATGGCCGGCGAATACAGTCGCGAACTATCCACCAAAGTATTTGCGGGGCAGTGCCGCCTGATAGAGATGGGCTTCCGCCAAGGCGGACCTGCCGGTTATGGATTACGCCGGGTATTGATTGATCAATCGGGCGCACACAAAGGCGAACTAGCCAGAGGCGAACATAAAAGTCTACAGACCGATCGAGTCATTCTGATGCCGGGTCCGGATAATGAAATTAAGGTCGTCTATCAGATGTACCGATGGTTCGTCGATGAAGGCATCAGCGAAACCGAAATAGCCAATCGACTGAATGAGCGAGGTGTCCGTACCGACCTGGATCGTCACTGGACGCGCGGTACCGTTCGCGAGGTCCTGAGCAACGAGAAGTACATCGGGAATAATATTTACAACCGCATATCCTTCAAACTAAAAAAGCTTCGCATCGTTAATTCGCCGGATATGTGGATCAAGAAGGAAGGCGCTTTTGAAGCCATCGTTCCTCCCGAGATGTTCTACACGGCACATGGCATTATTCGGGCGCGGGCACATCGATACAGCAAAGACGAACTGATCGAAAAACTGCGCAATCTCTACGAACGCCGAGGCTTCCTGTCCGGGCTGATCATCGACGAAGCCGATGACATGCCGTCCAAAGCCGCCTACGTTCACCACTTCGGCAGTCTGATCCGTGCCTACCAAACCGTCGGTTTTAACCCTGACCGGGATTACCGCTATCTCGAAGTGAATCAGTTCCTTCGCCGCCTCCACCCGCAGATTGTTTTGCAAACCGAACAGAAAATTGCCAACCTCGGTGGCAGTGTCGAGCGCGATCCGGCCACCGATCTGCTGCTGATTAATCGCGAGTTTTCAGTCTCTGTTGTCCTGGCTCGGTGCCAGACTCTCGATAACGGCCATTATCGCTGGAAAGTCAGATTCGATACCAGCTTGGCCCCAGATATCACCATCGTAGTCCGTTTGGACCAACCTAATCAGGCGCCTCTGGATTACTACTTATTGCCGAAGCTGGATTTCGGCATACCCAAGATCAGTCTCGGTGAACACAACAGCATTGAATTCGAAAGTTACCGGTTCCACACCCTTGATTACTTGTACGGCATGGCCGAACGCAGCCGGATCCGGAGAGCGGCATGA
- a CDS encoding plasmid partitioning protein RepB C-terminal domain-containing protein, with translation MIKQHRQGSVHMIPIELIVVLNPRDRNHRVFGEIVNNIKTIGLKKPITVTPRRSADGQDQFLLICGEGRLKAYQELGETRIPAQVIQVDDEDAFIMSLAENIARRQCRPLELLAGIQQLRDQGYDKALIAKKTGLSACYVQGILMLLDQGEERLIVAVESGRIPLNTALEIANVGNAEKDVQVALQEAYESGELRGKQLTQARKVILQRQSLGRSIAHAAPRKTPKEVTTISLVRSYQKEVDRQKLMIKKAEFAQQRLMFVVGALRELLADENFTTLLRAESLETLPKYLAERVSAGGH, from the coding sequence ATGATCAAACAACATCGGCAAGGTAGTGTCCACATGATTCCCATTGAACTGATTGTGGTACTCAACCCGCGTGATCGTAATCATCGTGTTTTTGGCGAGATCGTTAACAACATCAAAACCATTGGCCTCAAGAAGCCCATTACGGTGACACCCCGCCGCTCTGCGGATGGCCAAGATCAATTCCTGCTGATTTGTGGCGAGGGGCGACTCAAAGCCTATCAAGAACTTGGGGAAACCAGAATTCCAGCACAAGTCATTCAGGTCGACGATGAAGACGCCTTCATCATGAGCCTGGCGGAAAACATTGCCCGCCGCCAATGTCGACCGCTTGAGTTATTGGCCGGCATTCAGCAATTGAGGGATCAGGGTTATGACAAGGCACTCATTGCCAAAAAAACGGGGTTAAGCGCCTGTTATGTCCAAGGCATTTTGATGTTACTGGATCAAGGAGAAGAGCGGTTGATTGTCGCCGTTGAAAGCGGACGAATCCCTTTAAATACCGCGCTAGAAATTGCAAACGTCGGCAACGCCGAAAAAGATGTACAAGTCGCTCTCCAGGAGGCTTACGAATCGGGTGAGTTAAGAGGCAAGCAGTTGACTCAGGCGCGGAAGGTTATTTTACAACGCCAAAGTCTAGGGCGATCCATCGCACATGCAGCCCCGCGAAAAACGCCCAAAGAGGTTACGACGATCAGCTTGGTGAGAAGTTATCAAAAGGAAGTCGACCGCCAAAAACTGATGATCAAAAAGGCGGAATTTGCCCAACAACGTCTGATGTTCGTCGTCGGCGCCTTGCGAGAATTGCTCGCGGATGAAAATTTTACAACATTGCTGCGCGCCGAAAGCTTGGAAACGCTGCCAAAATATCTGGCAGAGCGTGTATCGGCGGGAGGCCATTAG
- a CDS encoding plasmid partitioning protein RepB C-terminal domain-containing protein encodes MTELPLGFEMSQLVIPLDRILPSRKTPEGLLNSRKFKQIQSSIAEVGLIEPLTIGKANKATGHHILLDGHIRLMVLRQFEYDDAPCLIATDDESYTYNNRINRLSTVHEHYMIRRAVEHGVSRERLAIALNMDISFVDKKLNLLDGLCAEVVELLKDQEFSAYVSPVLRKMKPIRQLECVELMVSANNLTVPYAQALLMATPDNLLVEPSKAKRINGVTPEQISKMEREMTNLHGQYKLVEQTYGEVILNLVLAKGYLSKLLDNPQVSRYLRLHQPDVLAEIENIIQTVSLDK; translated from the coding sequence GTGACAGAATTACCCCTCGGTTTTGAAATGTCACAATTGGTGATTCCGCTTGATCGGATTTTACCTTCTCGAAAAACGCCAGAGGGTTTGCTGAACTCCCGGAAGTTTAAGCAAATTCAATCATCGATTGCCGAAGTCGGCCTGATAGAGCCTTTGACCATCGGCAAGGCTAATAAAGCGACGGGGCACCACATTCTGCTGGATGGCCATATTCGGTTGATGGTGCTGCGCCAGTTTGAATATGACGATGCCCCCTGTCTCATAGCCACTGACGACGAATCCTATACCTACAACAATCGTATCAATCGCCTTTCGACCGTGCATGAACATTACATGATTCGTCGAGCAGTGGAACACGGTGTCTCCCGGGAGCGGCTCGCCATTGCGTTGAACATGGATATCAGTTTCGTGGACAAAAAGCTCAATTTACTGGATGGCTTATGCGCTGAGGTAGTTGAGCTCTTGAAGGACCAGGAATTCTCGGCTTATGTGAGTCCGGTGCTGCGGAAAATGAAACCCATTCGACAATTGGAATGCGTGGAACTCATGGTGTCAGCCAACAATTTGACCGTGCCCTACGCCCAGGCATTGTTGATGGCGACGCCTGACAATTTATTGGTCGAGCCCAGCAAAGCCAAGCGAATCAATGGCGTAACGCCCGAGCAAATCAGCAAAATGGAACGAGAAATGACTAATTTACATGGGCAGTACAAATTGGTCGAGCAAACGTATGGTGAGGTCATTCTAAATCTGGTTCTGGCAAAAGGGTATTTGTCCAAACTACTCGATAACCCACAAGTGTCGCGTTACCTTCGGCTTCATCAGCCTGACGTACTGGCCGAGATTGAAAACATCATCCAGACGGTATCGCTGGATAAATAA
- a CDS encoding DUF3987 domain-containing protein — MSGQTMICNTLHDEQDFVPATPNHDDLEIHRNPPQPAEICLYGLVGDVARAGSTATETNPYAIAANFMAYLSCAIGRDPYLPIGNTWHHARLFVLHIGRSGRGRKGDALALTIRLAQAVQQLKPEFVPQIHRGGLSSREGLVALIHDGYRQGGQNIPAIDDKRLWVIESEFSNILHHGRGKGNTLSAALRDCWDGICLKPATKSNRLYASNPHVCISGAITPHELMALMTSREMTNGLANRFLMIWAERSEILPFPKETPQITIDALALRVMQILEFARTAKHDDFLRMDLTPQAQRRYAQFYLGELNDNSAGNRVTSLMERHAPMLLRMAMLFALTDLQLNIDVEHIEVAMAWIRYTNESARYVFNSASDEVKIVQVRQITERIVEFLKERGQASRREITVECFQRHQTKAVIDAALEQLLNMAPPKISIKLIHRPKETPGIPTKIYRLVEAGPAIKEGLC; from the coding sequence ATGAGCGGGCAAACCATGATTTGCAATACATTACATGACGAACAAGATTTTGTTCCAGCTACGCCTAATCATGACGATTTGGAGATACATCGAAATCCACCTCAACCCGCCGAAATCTGTTTATATGGGTTGGTGGGTGATGTGGCGAGGGCTGGCAGCACGGCCACAGAAACCAATCCTTACGCGATTGCCGCCAACTTCATGGCCTATCTTTCCTGCGCCATTGGCCGTGACCCCTATCTGCCCATTGGTAATACCTGGCATCACGCTAGGCTTTTCGTACTGCATATTGGCCGCTCAGGTCGCGGCCGCAAGGGTGATGCCTTAGCACTGACCATTCGACTAGCGCAGGCGGTGCAACAACTGAAACCAGAGTTTGTACCCCAAATCCATCGCGGTGGCCTGTCCAGTCGCGAAGGACTGGTGGCCCTGATTCACGACGGCTACCGGCAAGGCGGACAAAATATTCCGGCGATTGATGACAAACGGCTGTGGGTGATCGAGTCCGAATTTTCCAATATCCTTCATCACGGCCGGGGCAAAGGCAACACGCTGTCGGCGGCTTTGCGTGATTGCTGGGACGGCATATGCTTGAAACCGGCTACCAAATCCAACCGACTATATGCCAGCAATCCCCACGTTTGCATCAGCGGAGCCATTACACCACATGAATTGATGGCATTGATGACATCCCGGGAAATGACGAATGGTTTGGCTAATCGGTTTTTAATGATTTGGGCGGAACGGTCTGAAATATTGCCATTTCCAAAAGAAACACCCCAGATCACCATAGATGCTTTGGCGTTACGGGTGATGCAGATTCTTGAATTTGCCCGAACCGCCAAGCATGATGATTTCCTACGAATGGACCTGACACCACAGGCACAACGACGTTACGCCCAATTCTATCTGGGCGAACTTAATGATAATAGCGCGGGTAACCGTGTTACATCATTGATGGAACGGCACGCGCCCATGCTATTGCGCATGGCCATGTTGTTTGCCTTAACCGATCTCCAGCTTAACATTGATGTGGAGCATATTGAGGTAGCAATGGCCTGGATTCGGTATACCAATGAATCAGCCAGATATGTTTTTAATAGTGCCAGCGACGAAGTGAAAATCGTGCAAGTTCGACAGATAACCGAACGGATTGTTGAATTTCTTAAAGAAAGAGGACAGGCTAGCCGTCGTGAAATCACCGTGGAATGCTTTCAGAGACACCAAACTAAAGCCGTTATCGACGCAGCCCTCGAGCAACTCCTCAACATGGCTCCGCCGAAAATTAGTATTAAACTGATTCATCGCCCCAAGGAAACACCGGGCATACCGACTAAGATTTATAGATTGGTAGAAGCTGGACCTGCCATTAAAGAAGGATTATGCTAA
- the pqqA gene encoding pyrroloquinoline quinone precursor peptide PqqA yields the protein MKWETPSFADLRFGFEVTMYIYNR from the coding sequence ATGAAATGGGAAACACCAAGCTTCGCCGATCTACGATTTGGTTTTGAAGTAACTATGTATATCTACAACCGTTAA
- a CDS encoding c-type cytochrome — translation MKVRPMTIQQMLGFITLASVLSLATADPRIISTYKASESEGKTSTKGGGSDSGSGTSGSGTGSSSGTGSTSSGSTGGSTPGTQTSGSGTAYTLPSNFNFNCNTRNANADAIENGRRAYLRLNCSVCHSGNGHGGTMGPSLVGEGDEVAEAVSQGEEGGMPSFKKYLCPNDLADLKAYVDSLGSKTSPDFTDWWVPNPPARWADSQ, via the coding sequence ATGAAAGTTAGACCTATGACTATCCAACAGATGCTGGGATTTATCACCCTGGCTTCCGTTTTAAGTCTGGCGACTGCCGATCCTAGAATCATCAGTACCTACAAAGCATCCGAATCCGAAGGAAAAACCAGTACTAAAGGCGGTGGTTCCGATAGCGGTTCCGGCACAAGCGGCAGTGGTACAGGGAGCAGCAGCGGTACCGGCAGTACCAGTTCGGGAAGCACTGGTGGCTCGACGCCGGGTACGCAAACCTCTGGCAGCGGCACCGCTTACACCCTGCCCAGCAACTTTAATTTTAACTGTAACACCCGCAATGCGAACGCGGACGCCATCGAAAATGGACGCAGAGCCTATCTGAGATTGAATTGCTCGGTTTGCCATTCCGGTAACGGCCATGGCGGCACGATGGGGCCGAGTCTGGTGGGCGAAGGCGATGAAGTGGCGGAAGCCGTCAGTCAAGGCGAAGAAGGTGGAATGCCGTCATTCAAAAAGTATCTTTGCCCCAACGATCTGGCGGACTTGAAGGCTTATGTCGATTCACTAGGCAGCAAGACCTCGCCTGATTTTACCGACTGGTGGGTTCCCAATCCGCCAGCGCGCTGGGCTGATAGTCAGTAA
- a CDS encoding substrate-binding domain-containing protein has translation MITSFLKRHRWQSLLPAVCLLILAQSAVAQSELRVCADPDNLPFSNRKQEGFENKIATLLAEQLHAKLRYTWQRQRNGFIRQTLGAERCDLVMGVPHDYERVLPTEPYYWSGYVFVTARNRHLNITSFDDPLLKQLKIGLHGFGNDGSNSPPASALALRGITDNIVGYSLWGDGIAKNPQGRIIDAVAKGEIDVAVVWGPIAGYYAKPYGQRLEIALAPHDPKLPDMPFDYEISMGVRKQDQAFAAKLDGILEQQHYKIHDILTAYHVPLIAPMIGQVAADTLK, from the coding sequence ATGATTACAAGTTTTTTAAAGCGCCATCGCTGGCAGAGTCTGCTACCCGCAGTTTGCTTGCTGATTCTGGCCCAATCGGCGGTTGCGCAATCGGAGCTGCGTGTTTGTGCCGACCCTGACAACCTACCGTTTTCCAATCGCAAGCAAGAAGGCTTTGAGAACAAAATCGCTACATTGCTGGCTGAACAGTTACACGCCAAGTTGCGTTATACCTGGCAGCGGCAGCGGAACGGATTTATTCGTCAAACCTTGGGTGCGGAGCGATGCGATCTGGTCATGGGGGTTCCTCATGATTACGAACGGGTGTTGCCTACCGAGCCTTATTACTGGTCCGGTTATGTTTTTGTCACTGCGCGCAATCGTCATCTGAATATCACGTCGTTCGACGATCCGCTGTTGAAACAATTAAAAATCGGACTGCACGGTTTCGGTAATGACGGCTCAAACTCACCGCCGGCTAGCGCCTTGGCGCTGCGCGGTATCACGGATAACATCGTCGGTTATTCCCTGTGGGGAGATGGCATAGCCAAAAATCCGCAAGGCAGGATCATCGACGCCGTAGCCAAGGGAGAGATTGACGTAGCCGTCGTTTGGGGGCCCATCGCGGGTTATTACGCCAAACCGTATGGTCAACGCCTGGAAATTGCCCTAGCTCCTCATGATCCCAAATTGCCTGACATGCCTTTTGACTATGAGATATCGATGGGCGTCAGAAAGCAGGATCAGGCCTTTGCCGCGAAACTGGACGGTATTCTGGAACAACAGCATTACAAAATTCACGACATTTTGACGGCTTATCACGTGCCATTGATAGCGCCGATGATCGGCCAAGTTGCAGCCGATACGCTCAAATGA